DNA sequence from the Malus domestica chromosome 11, GDT2T_hap1 genome:
CTTCAAACATACGTAATTAAACCCATACAGTAATACACGCGAACAAGCACAACATAAGTactcaaatttaaaaataaaaacaaaataaaatacaaaatagaAAGCCTACCATTTCTTAATTGGATCCACCTCTAATCATCATTAATGATGGTTAGGGTTCTTGAAATTCGTTGCCGTCGACCTAGTTACAAGAGATGGCTTGTGGAAGAAGAGTTGAGCCCTGATAAATCTGTCCACGCATTCAAATTTCCACCCCAGAACTGGCTATTGTTAGTTTCAGCTAAAATAGTAGTACCCAAAGAAGGTCTTGTTAAAGTAAGACCATGATTATCTTCAGTTTTCACTGGAGGAGGCAACTGCTCAGTattaaccctagaattattCCCAACCATTGGATCAGTTGTTGCTTGATGATCGACTCCTTGATCACCCGTTTGAAATGGGTATAAACCTGTTGATGTTGATGATTCAAACCCGGTACCGCCCAAAAATGGAATTTGCTGCAAGTTCGAATTACGCCACTGATTATTATGATCCCCTCCTAATATTCCACCACTTAAATTGTTCATATTATTGCCTCCTGCAATCTGATGAAATTGAAACCCCATATGATGTTGGTGATGATCAGTCTGTTCCTGCTGGATCTCATTGAAGTTTAATCCCATGTTCCCAGCTCCATAACGACCTAGACTTGGTATGGATGAGGCTAGAAATGGTAGTGATTGATGAGTACTTGGTGGTAGTTGTGACAAAAGATGAGGAGTATTGCCCATCATATGATTTGATGAGTTGTTGGTAATTGAGTTGGAACCTGTTTGGATATGATCGCCAGTGGCTACTGGAGATTTGGATcgactgctgctgctgctgctgttgcttTTAGTTTTCTTGTTTCGGCGACATCCTCCTCCAACAGGAACGCTCCTTAGGGCACCTCCTCGGGTCCAATAACGCCGACATGTCTTGCAGAAGTGGCGAGGCTGAGTGAGGCTGTAGTTATTGAAGTAGCAAAACTTGGTGTTAGTGGACTCACACCGAGGACACTTGAGCGCGGTTTCTGGTTGTGGAATCTTTGCCAGACGGGCTCGATCAGACATCGAGCTGGGTCTGATGGAGCCTgggccgccaccaccaccaccaacaccaCTAATACTGCCTGCACCACAGACATGAGTTAGTGACGGTGGTGGAGGGAGTGGTGGAAGTTCATGTGGATTTTCACTTCCAGCAGTAGTACCTCCTAATGGATGATGATTTGGTTGCTGCAAGAtaataaaaatcaaaagaaactaTGAGTTAAccataagaaacaaatatttctgGTATATTCACAAAGAGATCACAAAGGAATAGGaataattatctttttaatttgcttttatttttgttcttccCTTTTCTAGTTTGGTGAAGATAGAAGTTACAGATGGAAAATTAGAGCTAGAGAAAACATCACCTGGTGCCAATTGGGAGGATCTACATAAACTGGAATAGATGAGAAAACCATGGTGTTtgatcttttttcttcttttataaagTTTGATGGGTCTTTAGGAAATATGGTGGTGGAGAATCACACCAAGGGAATACCAgagcaagaaagaaagaaagagaaaagagaaagctaGCGAGGAGGAAAGCAAGGGAGAGGCTTTTGTATATTTTTGCTTTTATtccctcattctctctctttttgttttattaatatttttagggttttgggtggTCGACGAAATTTCTTCGCATTTAAGCTTTCTTTTGACGTTGTGGACGTGATTTAATTAGTGCTAAAAAGCTACTTGCTGTAATTAGGATATAAATGTAAAAGAGTCTCATATcggtgaaaagaaaaatattacaaCGGCTTAATTATAAAAGGTTGGGTTACTTCTTATAttgctaattaatttaatagtgaaaccccaactttcttcatggtataaAAGCAAGTTGGCTCACGTGTGAAGCTCAAGGCCACACGTGCTCCATGTCACCCAATTTGTGTTGTTCACATGTTCGGTTTGAAAGCTCGCCATAGTTGAGGGGGTAGGTGAGGATGTGAAGGTAAAAATATCTTAGAAGGGTTTATAAGAGATTTGACCACTCCTTATATTGTAAATTGATCTTATGATAGAACCCCTACTTTCTTTAGTTGTTATTTCTGCCTGGCCTCCTCATGCATGGAATAGAGAGAGAACGTGACACAGTAAACCAAATTACATATCACTATCTATTTATTAGCTGTACGGAATAATTTGCTTAATTCATTTACCAACACGAATTCATTAAAAACAGGCCAAAGCCTCCAGAGATACAACTGAAAGCAAAGGGGAATAGGCACAGGCACCAAAACCCTATACAATCAAAGGAAAGGAAACTAACAAGGCCAGGTGATCAGGCCACAACCTTAGAGGCGGAAGGTATCCTTTACCAACATGACTAATTTTCAATATTGTTACCCTTGGTCCTGGTTTAGGGAGTGGGATATTAATCATAAACTGGTCTTGGCCTGTGTAtgtatataattaatttattgtTCTCAGAACTACTTAAAAGTAATAAACTGATTGAGTGCACTTTGAGATAGTATCATAGGAAAGTAGTTAGTATATGCATGCTTGAGTAACGCCAAAATGTATATAACTTAAAAAGTGCTAATTATCACCCAAGGGTTAGCTCATATAGTAAGCGTCTGGATAAATGAGTTAAAATTAGCTTAGataaaagggtttttttttttgtcacattGAAGGATTTCGAACCCTAAATCATAAATTAAAAGTTATGATTCCCTTCCATAGAAGGGTATGGTTCCCTTCCAttcttgaaaagaaaagaaccctTGGCATTTGATGTGTTTGGTTCCTGTTAACATAGTGCTTCCAAATAAACTCAAATAATTTTGGTAATGTTAGGGTGAAATAGACAAATATACTTCTTTGTGGTGAATCACAATGCAAGTAAGAAGGATAGATCATAGTGGTATTCACATATCCATTTTCATTTCCTACACACCGTTGTTAATTTTTtccattaatcttcttcaattcatttgatttgacggccgaaaattgaaaagagtatgtgaaaagtaaaaataaatatatagccAAGTAAGAATTATGCACCGCAAAGAGCATTATAGGCGGTTCTAAGAGAATCATATGAGctaatgtcacatcccagaccaggccccaccacatcccgggctcgactccgccgtagcacgatttgtcagctttaggccccgaccacggcctcacggttttttttttttccgggaactcacacgagaacttcccagcgggtcacccatcatgggattactcttgtgcaaactcgcttaactttggagttccgatggaatcggaagccagtgagctcccaaaaggcctcgtgctaggtagagaaagagatgagaataaacatataaggcttacaaaatCCACTCCCTTggatgatgtgggatgttacagttaATAAGTGATATACTTACACTAACAAGAAGAATTTTGGAACTCGCATGGTAGCGAAATCCCACATAAAGGGAAAGAAATTTTTACTGTTTTAAATTCTTAACCAAGAAGGAAGAGTTGATTATACAGTGACTATCAAAAAAGTAAGACTTGGAGATGGatgctaattaattaatccTGTGAACCATATGCTAACCTAGGTTATTATATGCTAAAGATGTATACAAAACAAAAGGTGGGAATTTTATCCACttggtttttcctttttcttgtgtagctttgctaaaaaaaaaattatagttcTTAATTATTATGACATGCTAAATTACTGTGATAGATAGGACTCCTaagtagacctggcattcgtgtcgtgtttcccgtgttcgtgtcgttttcgtgtcatacccgatatcttaacaggtcgtgtcgtgtaacacccgttaaaataaacgggtaaaatgacccgacccgaaatcgacccgataatattaacgggtaatatgacccgacccgttacccgttaaggaaaatatattttaaaccaataaataattaaataaaaaacttaaaactttttttgagtgaaaacacatttttcttttaagtattgtcacatccaaaacatacaaacacatttttcttttaagtgtaTATTTACATATCCAAAATAAGAGCATAATAGAAAAACATTagaacattacaaaatatcaaatgttcaaaagATTTGCAAAATTAAGGACATTGGAACATTAGAACATCTTGCACATTTTCTTCCAATCAAACCCTTCAATTTTCCTTAATCATCATTGGAAAaagtattggaactttggcctGATATATTATCTTCAAgagttatattgatgatgttttcattgAGGCTTTCCACATTAGCACTCTCTTCCGCATAATCTAAACATagaaaaatcaaacattgtAATTTGTAAGtaaaccattcaaattatgggtactaaaaataattatgaaaagaagTAAAAAATAGCTCTATATTATATAACGATATACTACCTCCTTTTCCAAAAAGCCAATCTCGTGTACACAGCAAAGCTTGAACCGTGTCTGGCAACAATGAAGTACGATATTGATCTAGCACTTTACCCCCAATACTAAAAGCAGATTCTGACGCAACAGTTGAAATAGGAATTGTTAGCATATCTCGTGCTAACTGAGAAAGTATTGGATAATGAAAACACTCTATTTGCCACCAAGAAAGAACATCTATATCTTGTCTTCTATCTAGTCTTTTATCATCCAAATACTTTTGTAATTCACCTTTTTCAACTGAGTTTGGACCATTGTAATTATTATCAAAATCCTacatcataaaaataaaaaaataaaaaacatcatAAAAATTATGCACAACCCAATTTCAAACATAATATTAatagttttaaacttttaaaGTACTAtgtataaaaaggaaaatacaaACTTTATGTTACCTCAAAGATAGCATCTTCTCCACCTACTGTTTGATGATTAGGTGTCGAGTTCATTGGAATATTTGAATAATTAAGATGAGCAGATATTTCCGAGTACACACTAAAGAGAGAAGTCAATGTGGCATAAACATTTTTATATTCCATAGAATTCACGCCATGAAGCTTTGTGTAAGCCCAATCCACAAAATGTAGCTTATAACGAGGATCCAAGATGATTGCAATTGACATAATCAAACTGTAATCTGACCAATACTTCTGAAACTTCTTGTGCATATGATCTCCCATCTTATTCATGAAACTATCACAATCATCAATGGCTGCCTTAATTTGAAGCTGAATTACGAACACTTTAGGGAAGAATAAATTTGATGTGGGGTACTTTGTCCCAGAGAATAAGCATGTAACATCATAAAAGTATCCCAAAAACTTCGAAATCTTCACCACTTTATCCCACTCTTCAGAAGAAGGACaactttcaaaatttgaatcacTCAACCCTAAATTAATAAAAGCATATCGATAGAAAATGGCACTATCTAGCATAAGATAGGTTGAGTTCCATCTAGTAGGGACATCTTGTCTCAAACCTCTTTTACTATCCAATatccctacttgcttaacaCATTCTTGAAACTTTAGTTTCCTAGCCTCAGAACCCTTTACATACTTGATGCATTCACGAATTTTTACCACCGAAGAATCAATTTCTTTAAGTCCATCTTGGActatcaaattcaaaatatgaGCACAACAACGCACATGAAAGAAGTCACCATTCATCAAGAGAAGACCTCTAATATTTAATTGATTCCTCAAAATGttaacaaaacaaatatttGAAGAAGCATTATCCAAAGTAATAGAAAATAACTTCTTCTCAATCCCCCACTCAGTTACCAACGCACTTATTTTCTCACATAATGCAACACCAGTATGCGGAGGAGgcatgtgacaaaaacttataaTTCTTTTATTCAATTTCCAATCCTTGTCAACAAAGTGAGCAGTAAGTGCAAGATACCCATCAGTGCACTGAGATGACCATAAGTCTGATGTCAAACAAATTCTACCTTCAACCGAGCCTAACAAATTATGCAATGCTTGTTTTTCAGTTTTGAACATCCTCAACACACAAGCTTTGATAGTATTTCGACATGGTAGCTTAATATCAGGAGATACATATGCAAACAAAGCCTTAATTCCCTCATGTTCAACAAAAGTAAAAGGAAGATTATGCTTGATGATTGCCTCTACTAATAAGCCACGGAATATCAGAGGATCAAACTTTTGGGAACACAATTCAGATGCCGACATAAACAATTCAACATTATTCTTTGCAGGGCATGTATTCAAATG
Encoded proteins:
- the LOC103447718 gene encoding dof zinc finger protein DOF2.4 (The RefSeq protein has 1 non-frameshifting indel compared to this genomic sequence) gives rise to the protein MVFSSIPVYVDPPNWHQQPNHHPLGGTTAGSENPHELPPLPPPPSLTHVCGAGSISGVGGGGGGPGSIRPSSMSDRARLAKIPQPETALKCPRCESTNTKFCYFNNYSLTQPRHFCKTCRRYWTRGGALRSVPVGGGCRRNKKTKSNSSSSSSRSKSPVATGDHIQTGSNSITNNSSNHMMGNTPHLLSQLPPSTHQSLPFLASSIPSLGRYGVAGNMGLNFNEIQQEQTDHHQHHMGFQFHQIAGGNNMNNLSGGILGGDHNNQWRNSNLQQIPFLGGTGFESSTSTGLYPFQTGDQGVDHQATTDPMVGNNSRVNTEQLPPPVKTEDNHGLTLTRPSLGTTILAETNNSQFWGGNLNAWTDLSGLNSSSTSHLL